TGGCTGCTTTATCAAATCCGTGTCCGTCTCCATCCGCGTGTGATTGCTTTACGCTTTCAAAAGTTTCCATAATATCCTTTTACAGTTGTAGTTTGATCAATGTTGTTTAGAACAGGTAGAAGCAGGTGAATACGAATACCCAAACCAGATCTACGAAGTGCCAGTACAGACCAGCTTTTTCGATCATGAGGTAGTGACCTCTTCTGTCGAATACTCCTTTCCAGGTCATGATCAGCATGATGATGTTGATCACTACACCAGACAATACGTGGAATCCGTGGAATCCGGTGATGGTAAAGAAGAAGTTGGTGAAGTTGGTAGATGCCGGAGTTCCTCCAAAGTTATTGAAAGGGTTCCTTCCCCACCATGCGCCCTGCTCATGCAGGTGATGCCATTCCCATGCCTGGCAGCCCAGGAACATGAGACCTCCAATGATGGTCAGGATCATATACTTCATTACACCTTTTCTATTGTTGGCATGTCCTTCACCTACAGCCAGTACCATGGTAACGGAAGAAGCGATCAGGATGAAAGTCATGATACTCACAAATACCAGCGGCATGTGCGCATGACCCATGAAAGGAACAGAGGAGAATACCTCGTTGGGGTCAGGCCAGCCGTTGCTTGCAAAACGAACGGTACCGTAAGAGATCAGGAATGCACCGAAGGTAAAAGCGTCACTCATCAGGAAGTACCACATCATTAACTTCCCATACTCCACGTTGAAGGGACTTTTTCCTCCATCCCACCATCTTTGCTTACCTGCTACTGCTGTTTGTGCCATGTTACTGTATTAGAAATTTTGAATGATATACTATTTTCAGTTAGCGTTTGATCAGGAAAAAAATGAACAGATATAACCAAAGTGCGTCTACAAAATGCCAGTAGGTGCTGATCACTTCCACGGGCACTGCATTGTAATTTCTGAATTTCCGGCTGAATGCCTTGAAGAACATAATGAGCAAGGCGATAGCGCCACCCAGTACGTGCACGGCATGCAGACCGAAAATGATGTACAGGAATTGTCCGGCTCCGGTTCCACCGTGAAGGAACACTCCTGTATCGGTCAGTTGTTTAAAACCGATCACCTGCATTACGATGAACAACACACCCAGCACTGCTGTTACTGTAAGCAGTTTACGGTAAAGGTTCATCTTGCGCTCTTTGAAACTCTTAAGAGCGTATTGCATGGTGAAGCTGCTGAGCAGCATTACACCGGTTGAATAAAAAAAGATCTGCGGCATTTCTACGGTTGACCATCCGGGTAAGCTACCCTTTACAATGTATGCACTGGTCAAACCGGCGAACATCATGATGATGCTGCCTATTGCAACCCACAAGGTGAACTTGTGAGGATGTACTTTTTGTCTCTGCGAACTCACCATCTCCATTGTCTGTTTTCTTTATAGTTTGTCTGCCAGCATAGCCAGAAATACTATGGGCAGGTAAATATAACTGCTGAACATCACTCTTCTCGCTGCTTTTGCTTCCATCTCACGGTACAGCCTTATACTTTGCCACAGCATAAAGAGATTGGCCGCAAAAATGATCCAGAGGCTCACGATACCGCTGATATTTGCCAGGTAAGGCAATACCCCGATAGGGATCAGCACCAGTGAATACACAATGGACTGAATGGCTGAAAACTTTCCTGGTCCTTCAGTGGATGGCAACAGTTTGAATCCGGCATGACTGTAATCCTTATGCGCAAGCC
This portion of the Pseudobacter ginsenosidimutans genome encodes:
- a CDS encoding cytochrome c oxidase subunit 3, producing the protein MAQTAVAGKQRWWDGGKSPFNVEYGKLMMWYFLMSDAFTFGAFLISYGTVRFASNGWPDPNEVFSSVPFMGHAHMPLVFVSIMTFILIASSVTMVLAVGEGHANNRKGVMKYMILTIIGGLMFLGCQAWEWHHLHEQGAWWGRNPFNNFGGTPASTNFTNFFFTITGFHGFHVLSGVVINIIMLIMTWKGVFDRRGHYLMIEKAGLYWHFVDLVWVFVFTCFYLF
- a CDS encoding cytochrome c oxidase subunit 3, with product MVSSQRQKVHPHKFTLWVAIGSIIMMFAGLTSAYIVKGSLPGWSTVEMPQIFFYSTGVMLLSSFTMQYALKSFKERKMNLYRKLLTVTAVLGVLFIVMQVIGFKQLTDTGVFLHGGTGAGQFLYIIFGLHAVHVLGGAIALLIMFFKAFSRKFRNYNAVPVEVISTYWHFVDALWLYLFIFFLIKR